The Caldivirga sp. genome contains the following window.
GTAGTTATAACAATGAATAAGAGCGAATTAGGTGAGGTGGCTGATAAGCTAGCAGATGAAGTGATTAGTAAGCTTAACTCAATAAACTGGGAGGATGTGGCTAAGTACAGGATACCCACCACTGAGCCTAAGAAGCATAAAAGGCGTAGGCGTAAGTCCAGGAAATCAAAAAGGAGAAGTAAGAAAAAGAGTAGGAGGAAGTAACCTCCTAAGTTAAGGCAACTTCCTTCAATTCCCAACTTCCTGTTTCCTCACTAATAACTTCATTGATAAGTTACATAACCCACATAGCGTTATCCTCACAGAACCTTAGGAATCAATACTAAGTATTTAAATAAATTTAAGAGAAAAATAACCTAGATATTAATAAAAAATATTATATAATACTTACCAGTTTTCTGGAGAAGAACAGTCCAAAGATTATCAAAGAGCTGAAAGACGGCCCAAAAACAATTAATGAGCTATCTAAAACCTTGGGCTTAGACCAGGAAGCCCTAAGGGGGATACTTTATGTAATGGGCGAACAGGGGGATGTTACAGAAAATAGAAAGGACATTTTCGCACTTGTCGAATAAACAAATCTAGAGTCATTGAATCCTAGCAGGAGCACAATAGTCATTAGAGCGGAAGCACTTTGTCCAGTACTATTATCACAATCACAAATATCAGCACAGCTATTAATAGTGTTTTAACTTCCACCTTTGGGCCTTTCTCCGGTGCGTCATAAAAGCTCAGTATGCCTGCCTGCTGTGCTGGCGCCGAAAGCTGTGCCATTTGATCATTAATTATTTAAAGAGAAATATATAAAAATGCTGAGTAAGGCGGGCTACTTTTTGCTTTTGCTACTTCTTCCCTTTTTCTTTGTTGCAATACCGTACGCCAGAATGGCTCCTATTGCCACGATTGCTATTGCTATCGCGTAATATTCCGATGCATTTGCATGGCTGCTGCTTATTTCCGCAAAATAATTTGTTGTTTGGGAATACTCTTGATTTACTGCACCATTAGGTTGCTGCCATTGCTCATACACAATTATCGGGTAATTTCCTGGAATCGCTTGAGAATCAGAGCTTACCAGAAATGTTATGTTTGCCGAGCTTCCGGGCATGAGTTTTGAAAGGTAATATGTGCTTGTTATGGGCGTGATAGGGTATAAGCTTTGTAGGCTGAATTCTATTCCAGTTGCTTCTTCGTTCCCTGTATTTTCTACAGTTAGAACTAGAGGAACGTCTGTAGCTCCAGGAATCATGCTCGAACGTTCATTTATTATCTGGAATTGGGCAGCAGGCGCAAGGCTTAAATTTATTTGCTGTATGGAGGCATATTTTGTTGCATAATTGGCTGAGTAGTAAGTCAGATTTGCAAGAATGCTTGCCTTAGTTTCGTTTGAACTTGCATTTGCAGAAACGAGCACAGGAATGGTAACGGTAGAGTCTGGGGCGAGCGTTNNNNNNNNNNTCCAAAGAAAAACGTCCTTGAAGAGCTAAGCACCTCTGCCCCGTTGCCCGAATTAATCGAGACTGTGACATTTTTCGCTATGCCGCTTCCAGTATTTGTCACTTGTAGGGTCAATGTTTGATTGTATCCTGTATAAAGTGGCGCAGGCACGCCGTTTATTGCGCTTACCTTCACTTCTGGCACTTTCACATTCACCTCTATGGTGAGATTTACCTCTTTAGAGATAGAGCTGTTTGTATCTGTGGTATAATTGACAATAAAATGCAGAGTGTGGCTTCCTGAATTTATGTTTCTACTTGCATGGTAGCTCGCTTCTTCTTCAATTTGCTGGCCCATTTCCAACGCACCTATGTTTAGCTCTTTTGCGCCTACAACGCTTATGTTGCTGCTATTTAACAAAGTAATTCTCACATTTCTCGCAGTCCCTTCTCCATTGTTTGCAACAATCAAAGACGCGCCGAAGTCTTCGCCAGGATTTATCTCGCTTGGTAATAGGTTTATTGTAATGTTAGGCTGGTTGTAAACAT
Protein-coding sequences here:
- a CDS encoding COG1361 S-layer family protein is translated as MNMQNKKLNLGVLLALALLLATTSKAQVSGALSLANLAVEPNPAKAGENVTITFQLYNSYDNSLKNIDMQLQGAYPLLNFSPSGTYEISTLGEGLSFGFYTYILYIPKTTPEGVYTLNVVATYETSPPIGIGEEVGSSVLPITIYVYNQPNITINLLPSEINPGEDFGASLIVANNGEGTARNVRITLLNSSNISVVGAKELNIGALEMGQQIEEEASYHASRNINSGSHTLHFIVNYTTDTNSSISKEVNLTIEVNVKVPEVKVSAINGVPAPLYTGYNQTLTLQVTNTGSGIAKNVTVSINSGNGAEVLSSSRTFFFG